In Listeria monocytogenes, the following proteins share a genomic window:
- a CDS encoding YebC/PmpR family DNA-binding transcriptional regulator, with amino-acid sequence MSGHSKWNNIQGRKNAQDSKRSKVFQKLAREIFVAAKKGPDPSLNPSLRLVMDKAKAVNMPNDNIKRAIDKAAGNTSGENYDEVTYEGYAPGGIAVLVHALTDNKNRTSTNVRVAFNKNGGSLGETGSVSYMFDRKGYLVILREGLDVDEEEFMLEAIEAGADDVEVSEDVFEIFTDPALFPEVKEALQEAGYTFATAELSMFPTVYNEVAENHQTQFDKMLEALEDDDDVQEVYTNAEIN; translated from the coding sequence ATGTCAGGACATTCAAAATGGAATAATATTCAAGGTCGAAAAAATGCACAAGATTCCAAGCGTTCCAAAGTATTCCAAAAATTAGCGAGAGAAATTTTTGTTGCAGCAAAAAAAGGTCCTGATCCGAGTTTAAACCCATCGCTCCGATTAGTTATGGATAAAGCAAAAGCGGTCAACATGCCGAACGATAATATTAAGCGAGCTATTGATAAAGCTGCTGGTAATACGAGTGGCGAAAATTATGATGAAGTAACCTATGAAGGATATGCGCCGGGAGGAATTGCGGTTCTTGTCCATGCGCTTACAGATAATAAAAATCGTACGAGCACCAATGTTCGAGTAGCTTTTAATAAAAACGGTGGAAGTCTTGGTGAAACCGGTAGTGTGAGCTATATGTTCGATCGTAAAGGTTATCTTGTTATTTTACGCGAAGGTTTAGATGTGGACGAGGAAGAATTCATGCTGGAAGCTATTGAAGCAGGGGCGGACGATGTGGAAGTAAGCGAGGATGTATTTGAAATTTTTACAGATCCGGCTCTTTTTCCAGAAGTGAAAGAGGCTTTGCAAGAAGCTGGTTATACTTTTGCCACTGCTGAATTATCCATGTTTCCAACGGTTTATAATGAAGTTGCAGAAAATCACCAAACACAATTTGATAAAATGTTAGAAGCGCTTGAAGATGATGATGACGTGCAAGAAGTTTATACGAACGCAGAGATAAATTAA
- the secDF gene encoding protein translocase subunit SecDF, translating into MVKKSKIVIFFLVVAIIFGAVFGTAKMVMQNINLGLDLQGGFEVLYEVSPADGKGTVSKQTLTDTVASLDKRINSLGVAEPSIQIEGDNRIRVQLAGVTDQEEARKMLSTTAQLSFRDANDKMMMNGSDLVAGGAKQAFDSSNNPIVTLKLKSADKFASVTKTILAEAPDNQLVIWLDWKEGQKYKTEREKKDPAYLSAPNVSSVLDTDKVEISGSFTTEEAKDLADLLNSGALPVKMKEVYSTSVGAQFGQDALQETILAGIIGVMAIFIFMMAVYRLPGVIACITLVAYTYLVLLILSLLNATLTLPGIAGLILGIGMAVDANVITYERIKEEIKVGRSTKAAFEVGGKEAFRAILDGNLTTLIVAAVLFYFGTSSIKGFATVLIISILVSFLTAVWGSRFLLGLLVKSNWLNNKPGFFAVKRKDIHNLHEGINSFSLKTHFDRFDFVKHHRLFLSIFAAIVIVGIVILSIFKLNLGIDFASGTRAEVTANQTLTETQIKKDLDAIDMPSDDIVFQGSGSKTAVVSYKGTLSQNDVAKFKNYFEDKYKHEPSISTVSPTVGKELAKNGFWALGVASVLIVLYIAVRFEFYMGIAAILSLLFDAFIIFIFFSVTRLEVDLTFIAAVLTVIGYSINDTIVTADRIRDISMKMQRFKTKEEIADAVNKALRQTFTRSINTILTVIFTVLALVLFGSESILNFSIALLVGLVSSVFSSIFMAMQLWYVFKARQLRRKGPISTVKKKKPRNNGQPVV; encoded by the coding sequence ATGGTAAAAAAGAGTAAGATAGTTATTTTCTTTCTAGTAGTTGCAATTATCTTTGGTGCTGTATTTGGTACCGCAAAAATGGTTATGCAAAACATCAACTTAGGCTTGGATCTTCAAGGGGGATTCGAAGTTCTATATGAAGTGTCACCAGCTGATGGGAAAGGGACTGTATCTAAACAAACGTTGACAGATACGGTAGCTTCACTCGATAAGCGTATCAATTCCTTAGGTGTAGCTGAACCAAGTATTCAAATCGAAGGGGATAACCGTATTCGTGTTCAACTTGCCGGCGTAACTGACCAGGAAGAAGCACGTAAAATGCTATCAACCACAGCCCAATTATCATTTAGAGATGCAAATGACAAAATGATGATGAATGGTAGTGACTTAGTTGCGGGCGGTGCCAAACAAGCTTTCGATTCAAGCAATAATCCAATCGTTACTCTAAAACTAAAAAGTGCTGACAAATTTGCTAGTGTAACAAAAACAATTTTGGCTGAGGCACCCGACAATCAATTAGTTATTTGGTTAGATTGGAAAGAAGGCCAAAAATACAAAACAGAACGCGAGAAGAAAGACCCAGCTTACTTATCAGCACCAAACGTTAGTAGCGTGCTAGATACAGATAAAGTAGAAATTTCCGGAAGTTTCACAACGGAAGAAGCAAAAGATTTAGCTGATTTGCTAAACTCTGGTGCACTCCCTGTTAAAATGAAAGAAGTTTACTCGACATCTGTTGGTGCTCAATTTGGGCAAGATGCCTTACAAGAAACAATTTTAGCTGGTATTATTGGAGTTATGGCTATCTTTATTTTCATGATGGCAGTTTACCGTTTACCAGGTGTTATTGCTTGTATCACTTTAGTTGCATACACTTATTTAGTACTATTAATACTGAGTCTGCTTAACGCAACACTTACTTTACCAGGGATTGCAGGTTTGATTCTGGGGATAGGTATGGCTGTTGACGCGAACGTAATAACCTACGAGCGGATAAAAGAAGAAATCAAAGTCGGTAGGTCGACGAAAGCGGCTTTTGAAGTCGGCGGTAAAGAAGCATTCCGTGCGATTTTAGATGGTAACTTAACGACACTAATCGTAGCTGCGGTTCTCTTCTACTTTGGAACAAGCTCTATCAAAGGTTTTGCTACGGTTCTAATCATTAGTATTTTAGTCAGCTTCTTGACAGCCGTTTGGGGATCAAGATTCTTATTAGGCTTATTAGTGAAAAGTAATTGGCTTAACAATAAACCAGGATTCTTTGCAGTTAAACGAAAAGATATCCATAATTTACATGAGGGCATTAATAGCTTTAGCTTAAAAACACACTTTGACCGTTTTGACTTTGTAAAACATCACCGTCTGTTCTTATCTATTTTTGCTGCGATTGTTATTGTCGGTATTGTGATTCTATCCATCTTCAAACTAAATCTAGGTATTGACTTTGCCAGTGGGACACGAGCGGAAGTAACAGCTAATCAAACACTGACAGAAACGCAAATTAAGAAAGATTTAGATGCGATTGACATGCCATCGGATGATATTGTTTTCCAAGGATCTGGTTCTAAAACAGCCGTTGTTTCTTATAAAGGGACATTATCACAAAATGATGTAGCTAAATTCAAAAACTACTTTGAGGACAAATATAAGCACGAACCAAGCATTAGTACCGTTTCACCAACTGTCGGTAAAGAACTTGCCAAAAATGGCTTCTGGGCACTCGGTGTGGCGTCTGTGCTGATTGTACTTTATATTGCGGTCCGATTTGAATTTTATATGGGTATTGCGGCGATTCTTTCCTTACTATTCGACGCATTTATCATCTTTATCTTCTTTAGTGTAACAAGGCTGGAGGTTGACTTAACTTTCATTGCCGCGGTACTGACGGTTATCGGTTATTCCATTAATGACACGATAGTCACCGCCGACCGGATACGGGATATTAGTATGAAGATGCAACGTTTCAAAACGAAAGAAGAAATTGCGGATGCTGTTAATAAAGCATTACGTCAAACATTTACTCGTTCGATTAATACCATTTTAACGGTTATTTTCACCGTACTTGCACTTGTACTATTTGGTAGTGAGTCTATTCTGAACTTCTCCATCGCCTTACTTGTTGGACTTGTTTCTAGTGTATTCTCCTCCATCTTTATGGCGATGCAATTATGGTACGTATTTAAAGCAAGACAACTACGTAGAAAAGGACCAATTAGCACCGTTAAAAAGAAAAAACCACGTAATAACGGACAACCAGTCGTATAA
- the ruvA gene encoding Holliday junction branch migration protein RuvA — protein MYDYIKGTVTTITPEYIVVEAGQIGYQIITGNPFSFQRLEGTEAQVFLYQHVREDNISLFGFQTTEERYLFKKLLSVSGIGPKSALAIIASGDVVPLISAIESEDDVYLTKFPSVGKKTARQIILDLKGKLADVVASEIVYVAPENDMVAGLSPQLEEAVLALEALGYSTRELKKVIPKLAKEEDLTSDAYIKLALQLMTK, from the coding sequence TTGTACGATTACATAAAAGGAACCGTTACGACGATTACACCCGAATATATTGTTGTCGAGGCAGGACAAATCGGCTATCAAATAATTACAGGAAACCCGTTTTCCTTTCAACGATTAGAAGGTACAGAAGCGCAAGTCTTTTTGTATCAACATGTGCGGGAGGATAATATTTCTCTATTCGGTTTTCAAACAACAGAAGAACGTTATTTATTCAAAAAATTATTGAGTGTTTCGGGCATTGGACCAAAAAGCGCGTTAGCTATTATTGCTTCAGGCGATGTCGTTCCACTGATTTCTGCTATTGAATCCGAAGACGATGTTTATTTAACCAAATTTCCAAGTGTTGGTAAAAAAACAGCGCGCCAAATCATTCTCGATTTGAAAGGCAAGCTGGCTGATGTTGTTGCAAGTGAAATTGTTTATGTTGCACCAGAAAATGATATGGTTGCTGGACTTTCTCCGCAATTAGAAGAAGCTGTATTAGCTTTAGAAGCGCTCGGTTATAGCACGCGAGAACTTAAAAAAGTAATACCAAAATTGGCAAAAGAAGAAGACCTAACAAGCGACGCATATATCAAGCTAGCACTACAATTAATGACAAAATAG
- the queA gene encoding tRNA preQ1(34) S-adenosylmethionine ribosyltransferase-isomerase QueA codes for MKVEDFDFDLPEELIAQTPLLDRTSSRLMVLDKESGDIKDQHFTDIISYLNEGDALVLNDTRVLPARLHGIKDETGAHIEVLLLKQKEGNAWETLVKPAKRIRKGATITFGDGALKATCLEELEHGGRILEFSYEGIFYEVLEQLGEMPLPPYIKEQLADQDRYQTVYAKENGSAAAPTAGLHFTEDLLAKISAKGVEIIFVTLHVGLGTFRPVDVEDTANHKMHSEFYRLTEESAERINKIKVQGGKVVAVGTTSIRTLETIASRHDGKLVAESGWTEIFISPGYTFQAVDALITNFHLPKSTLIMLVSALSDRTKILAAYNHAVEQQYRFFSFGDAMFIH; via the coding sequence ATGAAAGTAGAAGATTTCGATTTTGATTTACCAGAAGAATTAATCGCACAAACCCCACTATTAGACCGGACTTCAAGCCGACTAATGGTGCTTGATAAAGAGTCAGGTGACATAAAAGACCAACATTTCACAGATATTATCAGCTATTTAAACGAAGGAGACGCACTTGTATTAAATGACACGCGTGTTCTCCCAGCGAGGCTGCATGGTATTAAAGATGAAACTGGCGCGCACATTGAAGTGCTCCTTTTGAAACAAAAAGAAGGCAATGCATGGGAAACTTTAGTAAAACCTGCCAAAAGAATTCGAAAAGGTGCAACCATTACTTTTGGTGACGGCGCTTTAAAAGCAACTTGCTTGGAAGAGCTTGAGCATGGTGGTCGGATTTTAGAATTTTCTTATGAAGGCATTTTTTATGAAGTTTTAGAACAACTTGGCGAAATGCCACTTCCACCATATATTAAAGAACAACTTGCTGATCAAGATCGTTATCAAACCGTCTATGCGAAAGAGAATGGTTCAGCAGCAGCGCCAACAGCGGGCCTTCATTTTACAGAAGATTTACTGGCGAAAATTAGCGCAAAAGGTGTAGAAATCATTTTCGTGACGCTTCATGTAGGGCTCGGAACATTCCGCCCAGTGGACGTAGAAGATACTGCCAATCATAAAATGCATTCTGAATTTTATCGTTTAACAGAAGAATCTGCTGAGCGAATTAATAAAATCAAAGTACAAGGCGGAAAAGTTGTAGCAGTTGGAACGACTTCTATCCGAACATTAGAAACAATCGCGAGTCGTCATGACGGCAAACTAGTGGCTGAATCAGGTTGGACAGAGATTTTTATTTCCCCAGGGTATACTTTTCAGGCAGTAGATGCACTAATAACGAATTTCCATTTACCGAAATCGACATTAATTATGCTTGTGTCTGCTTTATCAGACCGCACGAAAATTTTAGCAGCGTATAATCATGCTGTAGAACAACAATATCGCTTCTTTAGTTTTGGCGATGCCATGTTTATCCATTAA
- a CDS encoding post-transcriptional regulator codes for MDTFSEWYEDLAPAIAIKVEDFHILGYREIKASHIWAFLTEEKWKNEPTPALHERINDVMQMNIGQLMQFIMTTAEQESNNHVSQADSMLQPNVED; via the coding sequence ATGGATACATTTTCGGAATGGTATGAAGATTTAGCGCCTGCAATAGCAATAAAAGTGGAAGATTTTCATATTTTAGGTTACCGAGAAATCAAGGCAAGCCATATTTGGGCATTTTTAACAGAAGAAAAGTGGAAGAATGAACCAACCCCTGCTTTGCATGAACGTATTAATGATGTCATGCAAATGAATATTGGACAATTAATGCAATTTATTATGACAACAGCTGAACAAGAATCTAATAACCATGTTTCTCAAGCAGATAGTATGCTTCAACCAAATGTGGAAGATTAA
- the tgt gene encoding tRNA guanosine(34) transglycosylase Tgt, with the protein MSAIRYELIKTDKQTGARLGKIHTPHGTFDTPMFMPVGTLATVKTMSPEELKAMGAGIILSNTYHLWLRPGEELIREAGGLHKFMNWDQPILTDSGGFQVFSLSKMRDIKEEGVHFRNHLNGDKLFLSPEKAIQIQNALGSDIMMSFDECPPYPASHEYMKKSVERTSRWAERGLKAHERPEDQGLFGIVQGGAYEDLRAQSAKDLVSLDFPGYSIGGLSVGEPKDVMNRVLEHTTPLLPANKPRYLMGVGSPDSLIDGVIRGVDMFDCVLPTRIARNGTCMTSSGRLVIKNAKFTHDFRPIDENCDCYTCKNYSRAYIRHLIRCEETFGIRLTTYHNLHFLLNLMKQVRGAIMEDRLADFREEFFEQYGFNRPDAKNF; encoded by the coding sequence ATGTCTGCCATTCGTTATGAACTAATTAAAACAGATAAACAAACGGGTGCTCGTCTTGGTAAAATCCATACACCACACGGCACTTTTGATACACCAATGTTTATGCCAGTTGGAACACTTGCAACGGTAAAAACAATGTCACCCGAAGAATTAAAAGCAATGGGTGCAGGTATTATTTTAAGTAATACGTATCATTTATGGTTACGTCCGGGAGAAGAATTAATTCGAGAAGCGGGCGGATTACATAAATTTATGAACTGGGATCAACCAATCTTAACGGATTCAGGTGGTTTTCAGGTGTTTAGTTTGAGTAAAATGCGTGATATCAAAGAAGAAGGCGTTCATTTCCGTAACCATTTAAACGGAGACAAACTTTTCTTATCACCAGAAAAAGCGATTCAAATTCAAAATGCGCTTGGATCTGACATCATGATGAGTTTCGATGAATGCCCACCATATCCAGCGTCGCATGAATATATGAAAAAATCAGTAGAAAGAACATCTCGCTGGGCTGAGCGTGGTTTAAAAGCACACGAAAGACCAGAAGACCAAGGCTTGTTTGGTATCGTCCAAGGTGGAGCTTACGAAGATTTGCGTGCGCAAAGTGCGAAAGATCTCGTTTCGCTTGATTTTCCTGGTTACTCCATCGGCGGTTTATCTGTCGGAGAACCGAAAGACGTCATGAACCGAGTTTTGGAACATACGACACCGCTATTACCAGCAAACAAACCACGTTATTTAATGGGCGTAGGTTCGCCTGACTCATTGATTGATGGCGTGATTCGAGGAGTGGACATGTTTGACTGTGTTCTTCCCACACGTATTGCACGAAATGGTACTTGTATGACATCAAGTGGTCGCTTAGTTATTAAAAATGCTAAGTTTACCCATGATTTCCGTCCAATTGATGAAAATTGTGACTGTTATACTTGTAAAAATTACTCACGTGCATACATTCGACACTTGATTCGTTGTGAGGAAACATTTGGAATTCGACTTACAACTTATCATAATCTTCATTTTCTGTTAAACTTAATGAAGCAAGTTCGTGGCGCTATTATGGAAGATCGTCTTGCTGATTTTAGGGAAGAATTTTTTGAGCAATATGGATTCAATCGTCCTGATGCAAAAAATTTCTAA
- the pheA gene encoding prephenate dehydratase, with protein MKIAYLGPAASFTHAAAAKAFPKEEMIAKSTIPDCIMAIEKEDVDVAVVPIENTIEGSVNITLDYLFHFSSVPVVAEIVLPIAQHLMVHPAHVSAWKSVQKVMSHPQALAQCHTFLQSELYGVEREVTPSTAYAAKWVSNNPTELVAAIAPRMAANEYGLEIVKENAQDLELNQTRFFVLSRKPVSILLPKEEEKTSISVILPNNMPGALHKVLSTFAWRDIDLSKIESRPLKTSLGEYFFLIDVLSEGKETLVTNALDEITLLGGTANKLGTYHVHRLQTT; from the coding sequence ATGAAAATTGCTTATTTAGGGCCAGCAGCATCTTTTACACATGCGGCAGCAGCGAAGGCTTTTCCAAAAGAAGAGATGATAGCAAAGAGCACGATTCCAGATTGTATTATGGCGATTGAAAAAGAAGATGTGGACGTGGCTGTTGTTCCGATTGAAAATACGATTGAAGGAAGCGTTAATATCACGCTGGACTACTTATTTCATTTTTCAAGTGTCCCTGTAGTAGCGGAGATTGTTCTTCCAATCGCGCAACATTTAATGGTTCATCCAGCACACGTATCCGCTTGGAAATCAGTACAAAAAGTAATGTCCCATCCACAAGCACTTGCACAGTGTCATACATTTCTCCAATCAGAATTATATGGAGTGGAGCGTGAAGTTACACCTTCTACAGCCTATGCTGCAAAATGGGTTAGTAATAATCCGACAGAACTTGTCGCAGCTATTGCACCACGCATGGCGGCGAATGAGTATGGACTTGAAATCGTCAAAGAAAATGCGCAAGACTTGGAATTAAATCAAACAAGATTTTTTGTTTTAAGCCGTAAACCTGTTTCGATTTTATTACCAAAAGAAGAAGAAAAAACGTCTATTTCTGTTATTTTGCCTAACAATATGCCAGGTGCGTTACATAAAGTCTTATCTACATTTGCTTGGCGGGATATTGATTTAAGTAAAATCGAATCAAGGCCGCTTAAAACCTCATTAGGCGAGTACTTTTTCTTGATAGATGTACTTTCAGAAGGAAAAGAAACTCTCGTAACTAATGCGCTTGATGAAATAACACTTTTAGGTGGAACGGCAAATAAACTCGGAACCTATCACGTTCACCGCTTACAAACGACTTAA
- a CDS encoding L-lactate dehydrogenase, with amino-acid sequence MKPRKVMIIGAGNVGTAAAHAFVNQKFVEELILVDLNKERVEGNRKDLADAAAFMPGKMDITVREASDCADVDIAVITVTAGPLKEGQTRLDELRSTSRIVSSIVPEMMKGGFKGIFLIATNPCDIITYQVWKLSGLPRERVLGTGVWLDTTRLRRLLAEKLDIAAQSIDAFILGEHGDSQFPVWSHSSIYGKPVNEYSMEKLGEALDLKKIGETARDTGFEIYHQKGCTEYGIGGTIVEICRHIFSGSQRALTVSCVLDGEYGESGLAIGVPAVLSQNGVKEIISLKLDEQEQQAFANSVAVIKKSIESI; translated from the coding sequence ATGAAACCACGTAAAGTAATGATAATTGGAGCAGGGAATGTAGGGACAGCTGCAGCACACGCCTTTGTTAATCAAAAATTTGTCGAAGAGTTAATTCTCGTAGATTTAAATAAAGAACGCGTAGAAGGAAATCGGAAAGACTTGGCGGATGCCGCAGCGTTTATGCCAGGGAAAATGGATATTACAGTTCGTGAGGCAAGTGATTGTGCGGATGTAGATATTGCTGTAATTACTGTGACAGCAGGACCTTTAAAAGAAGGGCAAACTCGCCTAGACGAACTTAGAAGCACTTCAAGAATCGTTTCAAGCATTGTTCCTGAAATGATGAAAGGTGGATTTAAAGGCATCTTCTTAATTGCAACGAATCCGTGTGATATCATCACTTATCAGGTGTGGAAATTGTCTGGCTTACCAAGAGAACGAGTACTTGGAACAGGCGTCTGGCTAGACACAACAAGATTACGTCGTTTACTTGCAGAGAAACTAGACATTGCCGCACAAAGCATCGATGCTTTTATCCTTGGAGAACACGGTGATTCCCAGTTTCCAGTATGGTCACATTCATCTATTTATGGTAAACCGGTAAATGAATATAGCATGGAAAAATTAGGCGAGGCACTGGATTTGAAAAAAATTGGTGAAACAGCTCGTGATACTGGTTTTGAAATTTATCACCAAAAAGGATGCACAGAATATGGCATAGGCGGTACAATTGTTGAGATTTGTCGCCATATTTTTAGTGGTAGCCAGCGTGCTTTGACCGTATCTTGTGTGCTTGATGGCGAGTACGGAGAAAGTGGCTTAGCCATCGGAGTTCCCGCTGTTTTAAGCCAAAATGGTGTAAAAGAAATCATCTCGTTAAAATTAGATGAACAAGAACAACAAGCTTTTGCAAATTCGGTAGCAGTTATTAAAAAAAGCATCGAATCTATTTAA
- the obgE gene encoding GTPase ObgE, producing the protein MFVDQVKIYVKAGNGGDGMVAFRREKFVPNGGPAGGDGGKGADVVFVVDEGLRTLVDFRFKRIFKAEHGEHGMSKSMHGRGAEDLVVKVPQGTIVKDIDTGEIIADLVAHGQRAVIAKAGRGGRGNKRFATPANPAPELSENGEPGQERNVQLELKVLADVGLVGFPSVGKSTLLSVVSAARPKIAAYHFTTIVPNLGMVDAGDGRSFVMADLPGLIEGASQGVGLGHQFLRHIERTRVIVHVIDMSGSEGRVPYEDYMAINNELEQYNLRLMERPQIIVANKMDMPDAEENLNEFKTKIAEDIPVFPISAVTKTGLRELLLAIADKLETTPEFPLNEILEQEDEDTVLYKYVADEPDFEISREPDGTFVLSGAKIERLFTMTNFERDASISRFARQLRAMGVDEALRKRGAKDGDIVRLLDYEFEFMD; encoded by the coding sequence ATGTTTGTAGATCAGGTTAAGATATATGTAAAAGCTGGTAATGGTGGGGACGGTATGGTAGCATTCCGTCGCGAAAAATTTGTACCAAACGGTGGTCCTGCTGGCGGTGACGGTGGTAAAGGAGCAGACGTTGTATTTGTTGTAGATGAAGGTCTGCGTACATTGGTCGATTTCCGCTTTAAACGAATCTTTAAAGCAGAGCACGGCGAACATGGCATGAGTAAAAGTATGCATGGACGCGGCGCAGAAGATTTAGTTGTCAAAGTACCACAAGGAACCATTGTGAAAGATATTGATACGGGTGAGATTATTGCTGATTTAGTCGCACATGGTCAACGCGCGGTTATTGCAAAAGCCGGACGTGGCGGACGTGGTAACAAACGCTTTGCGACACCAGCAAATCCGGCTCCGGAACTTTCTGAAAACGGAGAACCTGGACAAGAACGAAATGTACAATTAGAACTTAAAGTGTTAGCAGATGTAGGTTTAGTTGGTTTCCCAAGTGTTGGTAAATCAACGTTATTATCGGTTGTTTCTGCTGCGAGACCAAAAATCGCGGCGTATCACTTTACAACGATTGTTCCAAACTTAGGAATGGTTGACGCAGGGGATGGTCGTAGCTTTGTTATGGCCGATTTGCCGGGGCTAATTGAAGGTGCTAGTCAAGGTGTTGGTTTAGGTCATCAATTCTTACGTCATATCGAAAGAACACGTGTTATCGTGCATGTCATTGATATGTCGGGCTCAGAAGGACGCGTTCCATACGAAGACTATATGGCTATCAATAATGAACTTGAACAGTACAACTTGCGCCTAATGGAACGTCCACAAATTATTGTAGCTAATAAAATGGATATGCCTGATGCAGAAGAAAATTTAAACGAATTTAAAACAAAAATTGCTGAAGATATTCCGGTATTCCCAATTTCTGCAGTAACAAAAACGGGACTTCGCGAATTACTTCTTGCTATTGCGGATAAATTAGAAACAACTCCAGAATTTCCACTTAATGAAATTTTGGAACAAGAAGACGAAGATACAGTTCTTTACAAATATGTTGCTGATGAACCTGACTTCGAGATCTCTAGAGAGCCAGACGGTACTTTTGTACTAAGTGGTGCGAAAATTGAACGCTTATTCACGATGACGAACTTCGAACGCGATGCATCTATTAGTCGTTTTGCTCGTCAACTTCGTGCAATGGGTGTCGATGAGGCGCTTAGAAAACGTGGTGCTAAAGACGGCGATATCGTTCGCTTGCTTGATTATGAATTTGAATTTATGGATTAA
- the ruvB gene encoding Holliday junction branch migration DNA helicase RuvB, whose translation MDERIISSETVDAEEVSFETSLRPQTLSQYIGQDKVKNNLTVFIEAATLRNEALDHVLLYGPPGLGKTTLAMVIASEMGSQIKTTSGPAIERPGDLATILTSLEPGDVLFIDEIHRLSRAIEEILYPAMEDYCLDIVIGTGPTARSVRLDLPPFTLIGATTRAGLLSAPLRDRFGVIDHLEFYTEEQLTEIVLRTSNILDTKIDDLGAREIARRSRGTPRIANRLLKRVRDFAQVRGNGTVTEKLAKEALTLLQVDPRGLDTIDQKLLHTIIQSFRGGPVGLDTIAASIGEERETIEDMQEPYLLQIGFLQRTPRGRIATETAYNHLGISYEKEV comes from the coding sequence ATGGATGAACGAATTATTTCAAGTGAAACGGTAGACGCAGAAGAAGTATCTTTTGAAACTAGTTTGCGGCCACAGACCCTTTCACAATATATTGGACAAGACAAAGTAAAGAACAATTTAACGGTCTTTATAGAAGCTGCCACACTCCGAAATGAAGCGCTGGATCATGTGCTTTTATATGGCCCTCCAGGACTTGGTAAAACAACGCTTGCGATGGTCATTGCATCAGAAATGGGTAGCCAAATTAAAACAACGAGTGGACCAGCTATTGAACGACCAGGCGACTTGGCGACAATTTTGACAAGCCTTGAGCCAGGGGATGTTTTATTTATTGATGAGATCCATCGTTTATCGAGAGCGATTGAAGAGATTTTATATCCGGCAATGGAAGATTATTGCTTGGATATTGTGATTGGAACAGGTCCAACTGCGCGTTCGGTTCGTTTAGATTTACCACCATTTACTTTGATTGGAGCAACAACACGAGCTGGACTGTTATCAGCGCCACTTAGAGATCGTTTTGGCGTGATTGATCATTTAGAATTTTATACAGAAGAACAGTTGACCGAAATTGTACTCAGAACTTCGAATATATTAGATACAAAAATTGATGATCTTGGTGCGCGTGAAATAGCGAGACGTTCAAGAGGAACCCCGCGGATTGCCAATCGTTTATTAAAACGAGTACGTGATTTCGCGCAAGTTCGAGGAAATGGAACGGTAACTGAAAAGCTAGCGAAAGAAGCACTTACTTTACTCCAAGTAGATCCAAGAGGGTTAGATACGATTGACCAGAAACTCCTGCATACAATTATCCAATCGTTTAGAGGCGGTCCAGTTGGTCTGGATACAATCGCTGCAAGTATTGGAGAAGAACGAGAAACCATTGAAGATATGCAAGAACCATATTTACTACAAATCGGTTTTCTACAAAGAACGCCGCGAGGAAGAATTGCAACGGAAACGGCGTATAACCATTTAGGAATAAGTTATGAAAAAGAGGTATAA
- the yajC gene encoding preprotein translocase subunit YajC — MGGIVTFIPIILMIVLFYFLLIRPQQKRQKEVQNMQSSLAKGDKIITIGGLHGIVEAIEDGTVILKCGNSKLTFDRNAIRTVLEKGNGVVTETASDDTEVVEDNK, encoded by the coding sequence ATGGGCGGTATTGTAACATTTATACCAATTATCTTGATGATCGTTTTGTTTTACTTCTTATTAATCAGACCTCAACAAAAACGTCAAAAAGAAGTACAAAATATGCAAAGTAGTTTAGCAAAAGGTGATAAAATTATTACTATTGGTGGACTTCACGGTATTGTAGAAGCAATTGAAGATGGCACAGTCATTTTGAAATGCGGAAACAGCAAATTAACTTTTGACCGTAATGCAATCAGAACTGTACTTGAAAAAGGTAACGGAGTTGTAACAGAAACGGCTTCTGATGATACGGAAGTTGTAGAAGACAACAAATAA